Part of the Bacteriovorax stolpii genome, AGAGAAAATATGCTTTTCGCCATCGACGTCTTTAATGCGTATTTGTTTGATTACGTACTCTTCAACAATTTCTAAGTTAAACGATAATCCTTCCCAAACAATGATCTGATCCTGTTCAGGGAATGTGTTCCCCAGCATATCGAGCATAAACCCGGCCAGTGTTGAGTAGTTATCATTCAAAGGAATCTTAATGTCGTAATCACTATAAAGTTCTCTTAAAGAGATATCCCCGGCAACGACAATACCGTCTTCCAGGTTAGCTTCCTCAAGTCCTTTTTCAATTTCTTCAACGTCATCATGCTCATCATGAATTTCACCGAAAATCTCTTCGATGATATCTTCCAGAGTAACGATACCGACAACCGTTCCGTTTTCATCCTTCACTAATGCCAAGTGCACTTTCTTTCTGTTCATGTGATCAAAAACCGACTGGATCTTCATGTGTTCGTAAACGAAGAAAGGTGGCTTTAAAAGTTTTTCCATTTTAAAGTTTTTCTTTTCCTCATCAGTAACAAAGGCGAGGTCTTTTACGTGCAGGAATCCAACGATGTTTTCTAGCTCTCCATCAACAACCGGGTAACGTGAGTTTCCAGTCTCTCTCACGTAGTTCATCATCTCTTCAAAGCTCCAGGTCACTTGGGCGTAGTTGACTCTTACTCGAGAAATCATGATGTCTTTAACTTTAATCATTGGGAATTCAAGAATTGAAGAAAGAAGATCGATTTGTTTTGAGTCCATCGTTCTTTCTTTTTCTGCTTTCGAAATCATAAATTCGATATCATCTTTAGTGACCATTCTTCCGGTAACTTCAGCACTATCTCCTAAAATTGTTCCAATAAACCAAACGATTGATTTGATCACCGGGTACAAAAGATAAAAACAGATTTGCAGTGAGCGAATAACAATGACTGAGAATTTTTCAGCGTGTGTTCTACCAATGGTCTTCGGAATGATCTCTCCGAAGATAATAATGATAACTGTAGTTAAACCAAGAGCGATACCGACGATACTACTTCCGGTGTAAGCTGCCGTGATAGATGTTGTAATCGATCCGGCAAGAATGTTGGCGATGTTATTTCCTACAAGGATAGTCGCAAGAAGCTCTGAGGGCCTTAAGATCATAAATGCCATAGCTTTACCTTTGGATCCACCTTCTTCAATGAGCTGGCGGGCGCGGTCTACACCGATAGATAAAAGTGCGGCTTCAGCTGCTGAGAAAAAAGCGGCTGCGATAAAACAAAGGATTAGAGCGAAGATTTCGTAGGAAGAGACTAAATATTCAAGCGGGGGTTCTATGGAAAAGTCCTGGTTAAGTTAGTAACGAGTAAACAAAAACTAATCTAATCATTATACAGGAAGGTGCCCCCGAAGTCTAATTGCGACCTATTATCAATGATCTAGAGGCTTGCCATGGAAGTTGTGATCAGAATAAATGATGCGATCATTCATTTCATGGTTAAACCCCGGAATTTCCTCAATATTCTTTACGTTCCTGAAGATTGTTTGGCATTTGTAGCAGATGGCGATGACCTGTAGCCTTCTAAATAAAAAGAAGTCCAGAGCGTAGAGGAACACGAAAGTGCTTAGGTACCAAAGCGGATTAATCCCGAAATAAAGCAGTACCGTTGAAATAATGGCCGCAGAAACAAAGAGAATCACTCCGAGCTTTCTGTTGAAATCTTTTTGCGAGTAAAAGTCTTTCCTCTCACACGACGGACAGTCTTTAAGAATTCCTTCTTCATGATTGTGATCAAATTTCACTTCCTGCTCTGTCTGACAAACATCGCACTGAATTTTGTGAGCACTTACTTCAGGGTAAACGTGAACACTTGAACCACAATGTTTACATGTGAATTGAACAGTCATCATATATAAAGCCCGTAGTTAAAAAAGATATAAGTTGAGACCAGCTCTCCAATGAAAACGAAAAACGTCATCGCGTAGAGAATCCCGGTAGAACTTTGAATTGATCTTAGTTTTAAAAGTTTCCAGTTAAAATATGTCATTCCCAGAATCACTAAATAACCAAAAGACACTCTCATCGTTAGAAGCATCCAGTTAAAAGCGTACCCCGCTCCAAGCTGTGTTTGCTCTTCAAAGAAATCGTAGTTATGCACCAGCGAGTAGGAACTCCAGAGAATTTTCACTGCCAGGATCGCCCAAGTGATCACAGCTGCAACCTTAAGCGGTTGCTCTGAAAGTTTTGGAACAACTAAATACCAGTGACCTAAAACCATTGAGTAAGTAATCACTCCTAGAAATAGCGCCGCTGAAATAATAAAAACTGAATTAAGAACATTGAAACTAACGAGTGCGCATAATAAGTACGCCAGAACTGCACTGTGAACGACATACAATCCCCACATCAGTGGTGACTTATTATCCTGATGAAGTGTTGTGATTAAAATCATCGCCACTAAAGAAATTGCTTTTAATCCGAAAGTCAAAGTTGCCATTCCATTAGGAGTCACACCTTGGATAACCATTGAGATAACCAGTGCACCGATGGCCGAATTGGCCAGAAGTTTCATCAACCCTGCACCTGTTAACTTTGTTGAAGCGATTGGTGAAAAAAGAATCAGCGACCAGGCCACTGATAAAAGAAAAAAGTCTGCAATCGTTTTAATAAAATCTACTGTTGCCATAAGTATTGAAGCGCGCCCTGTTCGAATTGTGTTTTTATATATACAGCTAAATCATCGATAATGACATGGTTTATCGGGGGAATCTTCCCTTGTAAAGAAGCTGATTTTTCATTGTATGGGATTGTGAGCCACTGCCCTTTTTCCGCTGGTAAGTCTTGGAATTTTGAAATGAAGACGAATAAACAAATATTCTTATGCTCCACTGAGTAGTCCTGGTACTTAAAAAGAACCAGCTTCTCATCCTGTGGAAGAAGCAGATCCACTTCCTCATGGACTTCCCTTCTACAGGCCCCTTCCGGAGTTTCGCCTACTTCGATCTTTCCACCTGGAAATTCCAGCTTACCGTAAAGGGCCCCCTCTTCCAGGCGCACTTGGGTCCAAACCTTAAAGCTTTCGGCCTCTACGTCTTTGATAAAAATCGCAATAGAAACGGTGAGATTTTTTTTCAAGTGTCTTTTCCTTTGAATGGGTTCCTGATACTAACATGCTCGATGAATAATTTCGACGTGTTTCCTAAAAAATCCCTGCTCTTCGCGCCTATGGAAGGCATCACCGATGAGCCCTATCGCATTGCTCTCATGAAGACTTTTCCTGAGTGGGATCATCTTTTTACGGATTTTTTGCGCGTTCCAACTGTCGGTAAGGTGACTGAAAGAATGATCGTCGAACATTACGGCGAGCGCATCCTGAAAAATCCTGAATGGCGAAAGAAAAACTCATTTCAAATTCTCACCACAGAGCGCGCGCAAACAAAAGACGTCGTCGATATTCTCGAGTCATTAAAGATGGATCATTTGGATTTAAATCTTGGATGCCCTTCTAAAAAAGTAAACTCACACTTTGGCGGTGCTTATTTATTATCCAACCACAAAGCGCTCTCGCATGTTTTAAAAACCATTCGCTCAAACTTTACCGGACATTTTTCGGTTAAAATGCGCATCGGCTACCGCGACGACAGCAACTTCTCTGACACGCTTAAATTAATCCAGGATGAAGGTGTTGAGGCCATCACTCTTCACGCCCGCACACGCGATCAACTTTATAAAGGTGTCGCAGACTGGAGCTACATTAAAAAAGCAGTTGAGGAAGTGAAAGTTCCTCTCATTGGAAACGGCGATATCTGGATTGCTGAAGACATTGAGAATGTTTTTAAAGAAACAAAATGCCATTCAGTCATGTTTGGAAGAAGTGCGCTTAAGACACCATGGCTTGCTAAAATTTATAAAGACTATGTAGAAGATGACGGCAACATCGACGATACTTATCTTCTTTACGAAAGAAAGAAATACCTCGAGTTGTATTTTGATGCTCTGATGGTTGAGTACAGACAAATTGGCTGGGCAGACAACCTAATCCTCAAGCGTTTTAAATCTTTCTCGCGCAATTTATTTGATGACTATGAAGACTTCGA contains:
- a CDS encoding hemolysin family protein, whose protein sequence is MEPPLEYLVSSYEIFALILCFIAAAFFSAAEAALLSIGVDRARQLIEEGGSKGKAMAFMILRPSELLATILVGNNIANILAGSITTSITAAYTGSSIVGIALGLTTVIIIIFGEIIPKTIGRTHAEKFSVIVIRSLQICFYLLYPVIKSIVWFIGTILGDSAEVTGRMVTKDDIEFMISKAEKERTMDSKQIDLLSSILEFPMIKVKDIMISRVRVNYAQVTWSFEEMMNYVRETGNSRYPVVDGELENIVGFLHVKDLAFVTDEEKKNFKMEKLLKPPFFVYEHMKIQSVFDHMNRKKVHLALVKDENGTVVGIVTLEDIIEEIFGEIHDEHDDVEEIEKGLEEANLEDGIVVAGDISLRELYSDYDIKIPLNDNYSTLAGFMLDMLGNTFPEQDQIIVWEGLSFNLEIVEEYVIKQIRIKDVDGEKHIFSKKEHAELVEKNDIEASLNLQEKE
- a CDS encoding NUDIX hydrolase, which produces MKKNLTVSIAIFIKDVEAESFKVWTQVRLEEGALYGKLEFPGGKIEVGETPEGACRREVHEEVDLLLPQDEKLVLFKYQDYSVEHKNICLFVFISKFQDLPAEKGQWLTIPYNEKSASLQGKIPPINHVIIDDLAVYIKTQFEQGALQYLWQQ
- a CDS encoding tRNA dihydrouridine synthase produces the protein MNNFDVFPKKSLLFAPMEGITDEPYRIALMKTFPEWDHLFTDFLRVPTVGKVTERMIVEHYGERILKNPEWRKKNSFQILTTERAQTKDVVDILESLKMDHLDLNLGCPSKKVNSHFGGAYLLSNHKALSHVLKTIRSNFTGHFSVKMRIGYRDDSNFSDTLKLIQDEGVEAITLHARTRDQLYKGVADWSYIKKAVEEVKVPLIGNGDIWIAEDIENVFKETKCHSVMFGRSALKTPWLAKIYKDYVEDDGNIDDTYLLYERKKYLELYFDALMVEYRQIGWADNLILKRFKSFSRNLFDDYEDFETIRGSFLRAETLEQFLGHLYALKG